In the genome of Colletes latitarsis isolate SP2378_abdomen chromosome 9, iyColLati1, whole genome shotgun sequence, one region contains:
- the LOC143345304 gene encoding uncharacterized protein LOC143345304 isoform X4 gives MSLIDVVENFFVINATIQERFSKIADCEQVKHCGDLLEQLKFLIEETRGQRFVVNINVPSQASSQISNGSPILSSSGRKRRHSNSDRERCKRTKTGSDVSQLPASPSTQVIGFDSVEATLLESLPGHTDTNDRSEYSTAIKGKKCNSIHQEHQGDDQDVQNLETDAVTDNGCKEDGEKKSCSFEKCSTATSTEELLSYSCVEVQTTPYDTPESESESNDEPIENLSLLTKELLNRTELQERIADNINKAILPADTSLRDETLNDSVNGEGNTSIMIELNNAIKSIVQATESDPVFEKFLDEVIGPYTETDNTSPDEDVEAVKSKTKCLNGSPREKQLSEIISNINSPESPAILDLKSSTETGALDVPLKHRLRSSSRQQNVRVEDERDQEKEYSALDDQNAAAVLSIINANIINKPTNDKKIIVDTTKEISRSVDVDDEKKSPILELPSNEDKETVKSISIDNQRADNNDTTVVQSNDAELKVKKSVMKQPRPAKLKRESNGNTNNCTPKEDIITMPTLIVCSKEEIDNMLMTTSTPYPPTRSITSTTNSRFVPIVPKDSTITAKEPISKVYLKTVNVPQNPAMLQQHQKKKSNKINNKQKNTTIQSPVNSLAIGKSIANPVVSAANKFGTNESITLYNSENSARTLLDGTSMPTINIDDNVNLSDTGLSPYVKFTCSKANQNQSLSDIDLTPVVQVSKIPAPLKVNVLDDQRPSTSKNTDAIHKRTPRSLLKSRSKNHRLSLSTPRRKSSNHVRALNFNTPTKAVAALNRSLSENESARLSPRLSKYAKSVCKTSLFKSPPFGNVTVSTHKIKRGSPKICRPTSPPVATRSPMPKLIGGWEKYNGVGVIIGDVSPQSTVVVSPVEDSMESKPSKVTKDTWDADLRKALQSTAKKECQKSKSSVATKAEHTKDKTAPSRKDRCNLRTSKARNREISATKDGRASESATVENEKSSSDAVNSSVNTQKDSLRTSDVNESQNVSEQKNADILSLKKSKCGATTATNDKPVVEKKIVKKYAQLRTLKTNLNKSNSEFSTDISTDVVQYSEFTKTSMDATHQVLQLIPELINLEETPKKLETSSDVPPTPRLLSPSSHVTPFIKGSEDSSKLRCFINTPEYPTTPCIALTPKLSDGTTTDNTKKDAFNTCSPYYKPTSEQNENSEKLSKSKTDLQSTSVLPSQNSKQSIPHNVTDSTNAYQACVSAKLEITQFEVIKENLPKEDAVKELKISTNSRESSTCYAKSKVDHNKDGIMERTCAITDKDKSLYNNEESNDSNTSSSSNSSSTSSSSESSSSTSSSSSSSSVSSNKLKIGDSPEKSLSSKKCNRISNQIYTDTSNDSTRKDAHVVGTVITENNFVELQIKTADIPYTNHTEETITALKKCESSPLKVFSIVKTDEELMADTTETPVKDEALLNEADISETPNSTKSGVESLTNLSSKIAAFISSEDRKLSKSDESQLLANSIAKKAKQKPKIISIQRTKLNTSVTLTPVKPTKSSSILQKEQTSPITDKKLAVQLEAKRQRMIAKFRVNPKTNSTDGKSQRGRVILKAKSNTNPRRKSNKFGQVNGDQINKKRKRKENKNVEKSTNNNNNKNTDTVIKNSSANSVVEVHDKPERSVASSSDCYQNKTNYNEEIVCNNISSIKTTQKNESDKVIVALVEDIANNVEISVTQEKSSDAFDSENKISNLITTEKEIVSKLEITEHPEAKHAIIGTEKNSTHDLKEHNVDTRKPEDDETKPENEITSQQRKSDAIRNEHNYNEKNVRKAKDYPSYNGKTNNIMKLKVDQVRRDLFSDEENDHKASNTIKFSANQEIYDNVDKPQVSNDTAKLSTKNVELENPKNLSRVLQSLQLVPTCKNDNVGMLEYGQENHCKTNLNVTSVPNSVEYHFLYDDNAPLKKRRRRYSSHELEFQINIVFNDQCYDECVKVMTATDYEEIFNLLPRRKVTNKKSPMKNENIYGSYDKAFLSNLTMKNIHAKPLATSSPLDKPLTSKVKKGTIKTSAMNEKKNEAQQDNKKKSKTDKATREIDRDRLISDNYTGKISKRKLSETKESKQIEKRQYTTDPQTLLSNLDLDKFLTSVHGPA, from the exons ATGTCGTTGATAGATGTTGTAGaaaatttttttgttataaatgcaacaa TACAGGAGCGTTTCAGCAAAATTGCAGATTGTGAACAGGTAAAACATTGTGGAGATTTGCTTGAACAGTTAAAATTTCTCATTGAAGAAACTCGTGGGCAACGTTTTGTCGTTAACATTAATGTTCCTTCGCAG GCTAGTTCTCAAATAAGCAATGGATCGCCAATACTATCTAGTAGTGGTCGAAAAAGGCGTCATAGTAATAGCGATCGCGAACGATGCAAACGTACGAAAACAGGATCGGATGTGTCTCAACTACCCGCATCACCTTCCACTCAAG TAATAGGTTTCGATAGTGTAGAAGCCACTCTGTTAGAAAGTTTACCTGGTCACACAGACACAAACGATCGATCTGAATATTCTACCGCAATTAAGGggaaaaaatgcaatagtatacaCCAGGAACATCAAG GCGACGATCAAGATGTCCAGAATCTAGAAACCGATGCTGTTACGGATAATGGATGCAAAGAAGATGGCGAGAAGAAATCCTGTTCATTTGAAAAATGTAGCACGGCAACGAGCACAGAAGAATTATTGAGTTACTCGTGTGTAGAAGTCCAGACCACACCATATGACACCCCCGAGTCCGAATCAGAATCTAACGATGAACCTATAGAAAATCTGAGT TTGCTAACGAAAGAGCTCTTAAACCGTACGGAGTTACAAGAACGTATTGCGGATAATATTAACAAAGCAATACTTCCTGCGGATACGTCTTTGAGAGACGAAACATTAAACGACAGTGTGAACGGCGAAGGAAACACTTCTATTATGATCGAGTTGAACAACGCCATTAAATCGATAGTACAAGCAACGGAGTCTGATCCagtgtttgaaaaatttctggACGAAGTAATCGGGCCATACACGGAAACCGACAATACAAGTCCCGACGAAGATGTTGAGGCTGTCAAATCGAAAACAAAATGTCTAAATGGATCGCCACGAGAAAAACAATTATCTGAAATTATCTCGAACATTAACTCGCCAGAATCACCTGCGATCTTGGACCTGAAATCGTCCACCGAGACGGGTGCTCTGGACGTGCCACTGAAACACAGACTTCGCAGTTCTTCCAGACAGCAAAATGTTCGAGTCGAAGACGAACGAGATCAAGAAAAAGAATATAGTGCTTTGGACGATCAAAATGCCGCCGCAGTGTTAAGTATAATAAATGCCAATATCATCAACAAACCGACTAACGATAAGAAAATAATCGTAGACACCACGAAAGAAATTTCACGTTCGGTGGATGTCGACGATGAGAAAAAGTCACCAATTTTGGAACTCCCTTCAAACGAAGATAAGGAAACTGTGAAATCGATAAGTATCGATAATCAGAGGGCTGATAACAACGATACAACGGTGGTTCAAAGCAACGATGCAgaattaaaagtaaaaaaatcGGTAATGAAGCAACCGCGACCCGCAAAGCTTAAACGCGAATCAAACGGTAACACGAACAATTGCACTCCCAAAGAAGATATAATAACGATGCCAACGTTAATAGTGTGTTCGAAAGAAGAAATAGACAATATGCTGATGACTACGAGTACGCCCTACCCACCAACCCGTTCTATAACGTCTACCACAAATTCCCGTTTTGTTCCCATCGTCCCTAAAGATTCGACAATAACCGCGAAAGAGCCTATAAGTAAAGTGTATTTAAAAACTGTAAACGTTCCACAAAATCCCGCGATGTTGCAACAGCATCAAAAAAAGAAgagtaacaaaataaataataaacagaAAAACACGACTATTCAGAGTCCAGTGAATAGTCTGGCAATCGGGAAATCGATTGCAAATCCCGTTGTATCCGCCGCTAATAAATTTGGCACTAACGAATCTATAACCCTTTACAACAGTGAAAATAGCGCAAGAACGTTACTGGATGGCACGAGCATGCCCACGATAAACATAGACGATAACGTTAATTTATCGGACACTGGATTGTCTCCCTACGTAAAATTTACTTGCAGCAAGGCTAATCAAAATCAAAGCCTGTCGGATATCGATTTAACGCCCGTCGTGCAGGTCTCAAAAATTCCCGCGCCGTTAAAAGTAAATGTCCTCGATGATCAGCGTCCTTCAACTTCGAAAAATACCGATGCCATCCATAAACGTACTCCGAGGTCTTTACTGAAAAGCAGATCAAAGAATCATAGATTGAGCTTATCCACGCCTAGAAGAAAAAGCAGCAATCATGTGAGAGCGCTTAATTTTAATACTCCGACGAAGGCAGTTGCTGCATTGAACAGGTCATTGAGCGAGAACGAAAGTGCTCGTTTATCACCCAGATTgtcaaaatatgcgaaatctgTGTGTAAAACTTCCCTCTTCAAATCCCCGCCGTTTGGTAACGTTACGGTGTCCACGCACAAAATTAAAAGAGGCTCGCCAAAAATTTGTCGACCTACGAGTCCTCCGGTAGCGACACGAAGCCCCATGCCGAAACTTATCGGTGGCTGGGAAAAATACAATGGAGTTGGAGTCATTATCGGCGACGTTTCTCCGCAGAGCACTGTCGTGGTTTCTCCCGTCGAGGACTCAATGGAATCCAAGCCGTCCAAAGTCACCAAAGACACCTGGGACGCGGACTTGCGAAAAGCATTGCAAAGCACCGCGAAAAAGGAGTGTCAGAAAAGTAAGTCGTCCGTAGCAACAAAAGCTGAACATACGAAAGATAAGACTGCACCGTCGAGAAAAGACAGGTGCAATTTGCGTACGTCGAAAGCGAGAAACCGGGAAATTTCCGCGACGAAGGATGGTCGTGCCAGCGAATCAGCGACGGTAGAAAATGAGAAAAGTTCATCAGACGCGGTAAATAGTTCTGTTAATACTCAAAAAGATAGTTTGCGAACCAGCGATGTCAACGAGTCGCAGAATGTTTCCGAACAGAAGAACGCCGACATATTATCGTTGAAAAAGAGCAAGTGTGGTGCAACGACAGCTACGAACGATAAACCGGTAGTCGAGAAGAAGATCGTGAAAAAGTATGCACAGTTGAGAACATTAAAAACTAATTTAAACAAATCTAACTCAGAATTTTCTACAGATATTTCTACGGATGTCGTGCAGTATTCAGAATTTACGAAAACCTCCATGGATGCGACGCATCAAGTGTTACAGCTGATACCCGAGTTGATCAATCTGGAAGAAACGCCGAAGAAATTGGAAACTTCTTCGGACGTGCCGCCTACACCGAGATTACTTAGCCCTAGCAGCCACGTAACACCGTTTATAAAGGGTAGCGAAGATTCTAGTAAACTACGTTGTTTCATTAACACGCCAGAATATCCAACAACGCCTTGCATAGCGTTAACTCCGAAACTTTCGGATGGAACTACTACCGATAATACGAAAAAGGATGCGTTCAATACCTGTTCCCCGTACTACAAACCTACTTCTGAACAAAATGAGAATTCGGAAAAATTGTCGAAGTCAAAGACGGATCTGCAAAGCACATCTGTACTGCCTTCACAGAATTCGAAACAGTCCATACCTCACAACGTTACCGACTCTACGAATGCCTATCAAGCTTGCGTGTCCGCGAAATTGGAAATAACGCAATTCGAGGTGATCAAAGAAAATTTGCCAAAAGAAGACGCGGTAAAGGAGCTGAAAATATCAACTAATTCTCGAGAATCCTCAACGTGTTACGCAAAGTCGAAGGTCGACCATAATAAAGATGGTATTATGGAACGTACGTGTGCAATAACTGATAAAGATAAATCGTTGTACAACAACGAAGAATCGAATGATAGCAATACATCGTCTTCGTCCAATTCATCGTCCACGTCCTCCTCTTCCGAAtcgtcgtcgtcgacgtcgtcctcttcgtcgtcgtcgtccgttTCCTcgaataagttgaaaattggagatTCGCCGGAAAAATCGCTTTCGAGCAAGAAATGCAACAGGATTTCAAATCAAATATATACCGATACAAGCAACGATTCAACGCGAAAAGATGCGCATGTCGTAGGAACAGTGatcacggaaaataattttgtagAATTGCAAATAAAGACAGCGGATATACCGTATACGAATCATACGGAAGAGACGATTACCGCTTTAAAAAAATGCGAGTCTTCGCCGTTAAAAGTATTTTCGATAGTAAAAACCGACGAAGAACTAATGGCCGATACGACGGAAACCCCCGTCAAAGATGAGGCTTTATTAAACGAAGCAGACATTTCAGAGACTCCTAATAGTACAAAAAGCGGTGTAGAAAGTTTGACCAATTTGTCTTCGAAAATTGCGGCATTCATAAGTTCGGAGGACCGGAAATTGTCAAAATCGGATGAAAGCCAGCTCTTGGCAAATTCTATAGCAAAGAAAGCAAAACAAAAGCCAAAGATAATAAGCATACAACGCACGAAATTAAATACTTCCGTCACCTTGACGCCCGTCAAACCCACAAAATCTTCTTCCATTTTACAGAAGGAACAAACGTCCCCGATCACGGATAAAAAATTAGCCGTGCAATTGGAAGCGAAACGTCAACGTATGATAGCCAAGTTTAGAGTAAATCCGAAGACCAATTCAACTGATGGAAAATCTCAACGAGGACGTGTTATTTTAAAAGCTAAAAGCAATACTAATCCGAGGAGAAAGAGCAATAAGTTCGGCCAGGTGAACGGCGATCAGATTAAtaaaaaacgaaaaagaaaGGAAAATAAGAACGTAGAGAAATccactaataataataataacaaaaatacagATACAGTAATAAAAAATTCATCCGCGAATAGTGTAGTAGAAGTACACGATAAACCAGAACGATCGGTAGCCTCGAGCAGCGACtgttaccagaataaaacaaacTATAACGAGGAAATTGTATGTAATAATATTTCGTCGATAAAAACTACACAGAAGAATGAATCGGATAAAGTTATCGTCGCGTTGGTCGAAGACATTGCCAACAACGTTGAAATCAGTGTGACTCAAGAAAAAAGTTCAGACGCGTTCgattcagaaaataaaatttccaatTTGATCACCACGGAAAAGGAAATTGTATCGAAATTAGAAATAACAGAACATCCAGAAGCGAAGCATGCTATTATCGGTACCGAGAAAAATAGTACACACGACCTGAAAGAACACAATGTAGATACGAGAAAACCGGAAGACGATGAAACAAAACCCGAAAACGAAATTACTTCGCAACAAAGAAAGTCCGATGCAATAAGAAACGAGCATAATTATAACGAGAAAAACGTACGCAAGGCGAAGGACTATCCAAGTTACAATGGTAAAACGAACAACATAATGAAATTGAAGGTCGACCAAGTGAGACGAGATTTGTTTAGCGACGAAGAAAATGATCACAAAGCATCTAATACGATAAAGTTTTCGGCTAATCAGGAAATATACGATAATGTGGATAAGCCTCAAGTATCCAACGATACTGCTAAATTATCTACGAAAAATGTTGAGTTGGAAAATCCCAAGAATTTATCGCGTGTCCTTCAATCTTTACAGCTCGTCCCCACATGCAAGAACGACAATGTGGGAATGCTTGAATACGGACAGGAAAACCATTGTAAAACAAACCTTAACGTAACTTCTGTACCCAACTCGGTGGAATATCATTTTCTGTACGACGACAATGCGCCCTTGAAAAAAAGAAGACGAAGGTACAGTAGTCACGAATTGGAATTTCAAATTAACATAGTCTTCAACGATCAATGTTACGATGAATGCGTTAAAGTAATGACGGCCACCGATTACGAAGAGATATTCAATCTTCTACCAAGGAGAAAGGTCACGAATAAGAAGTCGcccatgaaaaatgaaaatatttatggatCATACGACAAAGCATTTCTTAGCAATTTGACGATGAAAAATATACATGCCAAGCCTTTAGCTACATCGTCTCCCCTCGACAAGCCGCTTACGTCCAAGGTGAAAAAAGGGACTATTAAAACTTCTGCGATGAACGAGAAGAAAAACGAAGCGCAGCAGGATAATAAGAAAAAATCGAAGACTGATAAAGCAACTAGGGAAATTGATAGAG ACAGATTAATTTCAGACAATTATActggaaaaatttcgaaaaggaAATTGTCAGAAACGAAAGAAAGTAAGCAG ATTGAGAAACGACAGTACACGACTGACCCTCAAACATTATTGAGCAACTTGGATCTGGATAAATTTTTAACATCCGTTCACGGACCAGCGTGA